The following proteins are co-located in the Rattus norvegicus strain BN/NHsdMcwi chromosome 19, GRCr8, whole genome shotgun sequence genome:
- the LOC134483455 gene encoding disks large homolog 5-like: protein MFARLSRRFGRVDVDREESRVKQTKPKEACRQTSCPENVLNKVQANEEEERLNRELELTTKERNELTDRLLYVTGGSMNKSPYFRPNPFYENLKIKEKEVMSLLHNLDTKNIEHREKFQELKKEIHFYRNLHSRILMDQACMKKKLVTLKQESKELQRHLFELNPTEEDEQEKTSNLQTQQNVVSETAGDME, encoded by the exons atgtttgcccgtcttagtaggcgctttgggagagttgatgttgatagagaagagtctagagtgaagcaaacgaaacctaaag aggcctgcagacagacgtcatgccctgaaaatgtcctaaacaaggtgcaggccaacgaggaagaggagaggctgaatagagaactggagctaactaccaaggagagaaatgagctgacagatcgcctcctttatgtgacaggtggatccatgaacaagag cccctacttcaggccaaatccattttatgaaaacttgaagataaaggagaaagaggtcatgtcattactgcacaacttagacacaaagaacattgaacatcgtgagaaatttcaggagctcaagaaggagattcacttctatcg caacctgcacagccggatcctgatggaccaggcatgtatgaagaagaagttggtcacattgaagcaggagagcaaggagttacagcgacatttgtttgagttgaacccgactgaggaagacgaacaggagaagaccagcaacctccagacccagcaaaatgtg gtctcagaaactgcaggagacatggaatag